One Colius striatus isolate bColStr4 chromosome 8, bColStr4.1.hap1, whole genome shotgun sequence genomic region harbors:
- the VSIR gene encoding V-type immunoglobulin domain-containing suppressor of T-cell activation isoform X1 has product MAPRPGLLLAALCLLASHGGPTAFLITTPYSLCICPEGQNVTLTCRVSGPLADRHDLLYKTWYFSSNGDQSCSEKKHVRNVTEKELHHDLGRHHELPGNGTQKSALGGQAGHHGVEFVPDHHGAFHIVVMNLTLQDSGNYCCYAVEARREHSKPRTLQVAHGFVELQIQQGQGGLQNCTFHTAASKDITAAALATGACIVGILCLPLILLLIYKQRQAVSNRRAHELVRMESSAQGIENPVFEAVPSASAEQRPRPQLSYMASRQPSESGRCLLSEPSTPLSPPGPGDCFFPTLDPVPDSPSSLTA; this is encoded by the exons ATGGCCCCCCGGCCCGGGCTGCTGCTGGCCGCGCTCTGCCTCCTCGCTTCTCACG GAGGACCAACGGCTTTCCTGATCACCACCCCCTACTCGCTCTGCATCTGCCCTGAGGGCCAGAACGTCACCCTGACCTGCCGGGTCAGCGGGCCCCTCGCCGACCGCCATGACCTGCTCTACAAAACCTGGTACTTCAGCAGCAACGGTGaccagagctgctctgagaaGAAACACGTCCGCAACGTCACCGAGAAGGAGCTGCACCACGACCTGGGCAGGCACCATGAGCTGCCGGGCAATGGCACCCAAAAATCTGCCCTCGGGGGGCAAGCCGGTCATCATGGCGTGGAGTTTGTCCCCGACCACCACGGTGCCTTTCACATCGTAGTGATGAACCTGACACTGCAGGACAGCGGGAATTACTGCTGCTACGCCGTGGAGGCCCGGAGGGAGCACAGCAAGCCCCGCACCCTGCAAGTCGCTCACGGCTTTGTGGAGCTGCAGATCCAGCAAg GCCAAGGGGGGCTTCAAAACTGCACGTTCCATACTGCTGCCAGCAAag ATATCACAGCCGCTGCACTGGCAACAGGCGCCTGCATTGTGGGCATTCTCTGCTTGCCCCTCATCTTGCTCCTGATTTACAAGCAGAGACAAGCTGTCAGCAACAGAC GTGCCCACGAGCTTGTCAGGATGGAGAG CAGCGCCCAGGGCATTGAAAACCCCGTCTTCGAGGCGGTCCCGTCGGCGAGTGCAGAGCAGCGACCGCGGCCCCAGCTCTCCTACATGGCCAGCCGGCAGCCCTCGGAGTCTGGCCGGTGCCTGCTCTCCGAGCCCAGCACCCCCCTGTCCCCCCCCGGCCCTGGGGACTGCTTCTTCCCAACGCTGG ATCCTGTTCCCGACTCGCCAAGTTCCTTGACAGCCTAA
- the VSIR gene encoding V-type immunoglobulin domain-containing suppressor of T-cell activation isoform X2, with the protein MAPRPGLLLAALCLLASHGGPTAFLITTPYSLCICPEGQNVTLTCRVSGPLADRHDLLYKTWYFSSNGDQSCSEKKHVRNVTEKELHHDLGRHHELPGNGTQKSALGGQAGHHGVEFVPDHHGAFHIVVMNLTLQDSGNYCCYAVEARREHSKPRTLQVAHGFVELQIQQGQGGLQNCTFHTAASKDITAAALATGACIVGILCLPLILLLIYKQRQAVSNRRAHELVRMESAQGIENPVFEAVPSASAEQRPRPQLSYMASRQPSESGRCLLSEPSTPLSPPGPGDCFFPTLDPVPDSPSSLTA; encoded by the exons ATGGCCCCCCGGCCCGGGCTGCTGCTGGCCGCGCTCTGCCTCCTCGCTTCTCACG GAGGACCAACGGCTTTCCTGATCACCACCCCCTACTCGCTCTGCATCTGCCCTGAGGGCCAGAACGTCACCCTGACCTGCCGGGTCAGCGGGCCCCTCGCCGACCGCCATGACCTGCTCTACAAAACCTGGTACTTCAGCAGCAACGGTGaccagagctgctctgagaaGAAACACGTCCGCAACGTCACCGAGAAGGAGCTGCACCACGACCTGGGCAGGCACCATGAGCTGCCGGGCAATGGCACCCAAAAATCTGCCCTCGGGGGGCAAGCCGGTCATCATGGCGTGGAGTTTGTCCCCGACCACCACGGTGCCTTTCACATCGTAGTGATGAACCTGACACTGCAGGACAGCGGGAATTACTGCTGCTACGCCGTGGAGGCCCGGAGGGAGCACAGCAAGCCCCGCACCCTGCAAGTCGCTCACGGCTTTGTGGAGCTGCAGATCCAGCAAg GCCAAGGGGGGCTTCAAAACTGCACGTTCCATACTGCTGCCAGCAAag ATATCACAGCCGCTGCACTGGCAACAGGCGCCTGCATTGTGGGCATTCTCTGCTTGCCCCTCATCTTGCTCCTGATTTACAAGCAGAGACAAGCTGTCAGCAACAGAC GTGCCCACGAGCTTGTCAGGATGGAGAG CGCCCAGGGCATTGAAAACCCCGTCTTCGAGGCGGTCCCGTCGGCGAGTGCAGAGCAGCGACCGCGGCCCCAGCTCTCCTACATGGCCAGCCGGCAGCCCTCGGAGTCTGGCCGGTGCCTGCTCTCCGAGCCCAGCACCCCCCTGTCCCCCCCCGGCCCTGGGGACTGCTTCTTCCCAACGCTGG ATCCTGTTCCCGACTCGCCAAGTTCCTTGACAGCCTAA